In Pirellulales bacterium, the following proteins share a genomic window:
- a CDS encoding agmatine deiminase family protein, giving the protein MSLFTLPTSTLPAAIGYSMPAEWERHASTWLAWPHKLESWPGRFELIPPIFARFVKTLARFERVNVLAGGTAVMAKAQGMVGDVPNVTLHDIPTNDAWVRDHGPTFLVGLDQLPPALVDWQYNAWGGKYPPFDLDNDVPRRIAEVTDRQRFSPGIVLEGGAIDTNGRGTFLTTEQCLLNPNRNPKLSRTDIEQYLAGYLGAKKILWLGEGIEGDDTDGHIDELARFVGPRTVVAVVEEDPADANYRPLQDNYKRLQHMTDEDDRPLEIVPLPMPRPMHYEGQRIPGSYCNFYLANGVAVVPEFGDPSDARVNETLAKLLPDREIVAIPARDLFWGLGAFHCLTQQEPA; this is encoded by the coding sequence ATGTCTCTCTTCACTCTTCCCACTTCCACCCTCCCCGCTGCGATCGGCTACTCGATGCCTGCCGAGTGGGAGCGACATGCTTCGACGTGGCTCGCGTGGCCGCATAAACTGGAAAGCTGGCCGGGAAGATTTGAGTTGATCCCGCCGATTTTTGCCCGGTTCGTCAAGACGCTTGCGCGATTCGAGCGCGTCAACGTGCTGGCCGGCGGGACAGCGGTAATGGCCAAGGCTCAAGGCATGGTCGGCGACGTGCCGAACGTCACACTTCACGATATTCCCACCAACGACGCCTGGGTTCGCGATCACGGCCCCACCTTTCTCGTCGGCCTCGACCAATTGCCGCCGGCGCTCGTCGATTGGCAATACAACGCCTGGGGCGGTAAGTATCCGCCGTTTGATTTGGACAACGATGTGCCTCGTCGGATTGCCGAAGTCACCGATCGGCAGCGATTCTCGCCAGGGATTGTCCTGGAAGGGGGCGCGATCGACACGAATGGCCGCGGCACATTTCTCACCACCGAGCAGTGCCTGCTCAACCCAAATCGCAACCCCAAACTGAGTCGCACCGACATCGAGCAATACCTGGCCGGCTATCTCGGCGCAAAAAAAATTCTTTGGCTGGGCGAAGGAATCGAAGGGGACGACACCGACGGCCATATCGACGAATTGGCTCGCTTTGTCGGCCCTCGAACCGTGGTGGCCGTCGTCGAAGAGGATCCTGCCGATGCCAATTACCGCCCGCTACAAGACAATTACAAGCGACTGCAGCACATGACCGATGAAGACGATCGTCCGCTGGAAATCGTTCCGCTCCCAATGCCGCGGCCGATGCACTACGAAGGCCAGCGCATCCCTGGCAGCTATTGCAACTTTTATCTTGCCAACGGCGTCGCAGTCGTGCCGGAATTCGGCGATCCGTCCGATGCGCGAGTGAACGAGACGCTCGCCAAATTGCTGCCCGATCGAGAAATTGTGGCGATCCCTGCGCGAGACCTGTTCTGGGGACTCGGCGCATTTCATTGCTTGACGCAACAAGAACCAGCTTAG